Proteins co-encoded in one Cupriavidus nantongensis genomic window:
- the dapB gene encoding 4-hydroxy-tetrahydrodipicolinate reductase, translated as MNNPIRVAVGGVTGWAGGELARGVAHAADMTLVAGLSRGAAGQTLAQLTGHADTPGVAAASIEALGQTPYDVYVEYTKPGIAKHNILQALAHGAHVVVGTSGLTDDDYAEIDAAARQAERGVLACGNFAITVVLLQKFAEMAARHLEHWEIIDYAKAGKIDVPSGTVRELAYRLGQVKAAAQAVPVDQVNGPRETRGATMSGTQVHAVRLPGYQLGVEVIFGADGQRLHLKHEAGDGSKPYVAGALLAIRKVHTVRGVVRGLDQVMEGL; from the coding sequence ATGAATAACCCGATCCGTGTCGCCGTGGGCGGCGTGACCGGCTGGGCCGGCGGCGAACTGGCGCGCGGCGTGGCCCATGCGGCCGACATGACCCTGGTGGCCGGCCTGTCGCGCGGCGCCGCCGGCCAGACCCTGGCGCAGCTGACCGGCCATGCCGATACCCCGGGCGTGGCCGCCGCCAGCATCGAAGCGCTGGGCCAGACGCCGTACGACGTCTACGTCGAATACACCAAGCCCGGCATCGCCAAGCACAACATCCTGCAGGCGCTGGCGCACGGCGCGCACGTGGTGGTCGGCACCTCGGGGCTGACCGACGACGACTATGCCGAGATCGACGCGGCCGCGCGCCAGGCCGAGCGCGGCGTGCTCGCCTGCGGCAATTTCGCCATCACGGTGGTGCTGCTGCAGAAGTTTGCCGAAATGGCGGCGCGCCATCTGGAGCACTGGGAAATCATCGACTACGCCAAGGCCGGCAAGATCGACGTGCCCTCCGGCACGGTGCGCGAGCTGGCGTACCGGCTCGGCCAGGTCAAGGCCGCCGCGCAGGCGGTGCCGGTCGACCAGGTCAACGGCCCCAGGGAAACCCGCGGCGCCACCATGTCCGGCACGCAGGTGCATGCGGTGCGGCTGCCGGGCTACCAGCTGGGCGTGGAGGTGATCTTCGGCGCCGACGGCCAGCGCCTGCACCTGAAGCACGAGGCCGGCGACGGCTCCAAGCCCTATGTGGCCGGCGCGCTGCTGGCGATCCGCAAGGTCCACACCGTGCGCGGCGTGGTGCGGGGGCTGGACCAGGTGATGGAAGGGCTGTGA
- a CDS encoding Bug family tripartite tricarboxylate transporter substrate binding protein — translation MQNKPTKTTGRKPRRAWFAAIAASAGCALALWGGAAQAAYPDRPLKLVVPYTPGGSTDQFGRALADGMSRQLGQTVVVENRPGAATMIGTTSVARAPADGYTMVLATNGSMVLNPMLYKKIQYDPPKDFRIFSIGAEAPLVVVTNTRVPAGNIREFAAYAKAEGGKLNYASVGLGNALQLATEMLKTELGIGITHVPYNGSAPALAALLANDVQLMVDVVSTSLPHIKAGKLKALAVTGRSRLEVLPNVPTVVESGYPNFQAATWFGLAVPAQTPPEAVAKLQAAADHVLKDPQFRATFSALGLLVQPPRTQAEIDRYLEADRAHWGKVIKANNISLD, via the coding sequence ATGCAGAACAAACCGACCAAGACCACCGGACGCAAGCCACGGCGCGCCTGGTTCGCCGCGATCGCGGCCAGTGCGGGGTGCGCGCTGGCGCTGTGGGGCGGGGCCGCGCAGGCGGCCTATCCGGACCGCCCGCTCAAGCTGGTGGTGCCCTACACGCCGGGCGGCTCGACCGACCAGTTCGGCCGCGCGCTGGCCGACGGCATGTCGCGCCAGCTGGGCCAGACCGTGGTGGTGGAAAACCGCCCCGGCGCGGCCACCATGATCGGCACCACCAGCGTGGCGCGCGCGCCGGCCGACGGCTACACCATGGTGCTGGCGACCAACGGCAGCATGGTGCTGAACCCGATGCTGTACAAGAAGATCCAGTACGACCCGCCCAAGGATTTCCGCATCTTCAGCATCGGCGCCGAGGCCCCGCTGGTGGTGGTCACCAACACCCGCGTGCCGGCCGGCAATATCCGCGAGTTCGCGGCCTACGCCAAGGCCGAGGGCGGCAAGCTCAACTACGCCTCGGTGGGGCTGGGCAACGCGCTGCAGCTGGCCACCGAGATGCTCAAGACCGAACTCGGCATCGGCATCACGCACGTGCCCTACAACGGCAGCGCGCCGGCGCTGGCGGCGCTGCTGGCCAACGACGTGCAGCTGATGGTCGATGTGGTCAGCACCTCGCTGCCGCATATCAAGGCGGGCAAGCTCAAGGCGCTGGCGGTGACCGGGCGCAGCCGGCTGGAGGTGCTGCCGAACGTGCCGACCGTGGTCGAGAGCGGCTATCCCAACTTCCAGGCCGCGACCTGGTTCGGCCTGGCCGTGCCCGCGCAGACGCCGCCCGAGGCGGTGGCCAAGCTGCAGGCCGCCGCCGACCACGTGCTGAAGGATCCGCAGTTCCGCGCCACCTTCAGCGCGCTCGGGCTGCTGGTGCAGCCGCCGCGCACGCAGGCCGAGATCGACCGCTATCTCGAGGCCGACCGCGCGCACTGGGGCAAGGTGATCAAGGCGAACAACATCTCGCTGGACTGA
- a CDS encoding Lrp/AsnC family transcriptional regulator encodes MTELDTTDRHLLSLLQANARESAANLARHLGIARTTVVARIARLERSGVIAGYGVRLGQRMEDSAILAYCGLSVQPKAAPAILRALQRLPEIEEVNSVSGPVDYLVAIRCDTHDRLDRLLDEIGMLDGVNHTTTSIVLARKLDRRRAAG; translated from the coding sequence ATGACCGAACTCGACACCACCGACCGCCACCTGCTGTCGCTGCTGCAGGCCAACGCCCGCGAAAGCGCCGCCAACCTGGCCCGGCACCTGGGGATCGCGCGCACCACGGTGGTGGCGCGCATCGCGCGGCTGGAGCGCAGCGGCGTGATCGCCGGCTACGGCGTGCGGCTGGGCCAGCGCATGGAAGACAGCGCCATCCTGGCGTATTGCGGCCTGTCGGTGCAGCCCAAGGCCGCGCCCGCGATCCTGCGCGCGCTGCAGCGGCTGCCCGAGATCGAAGAGGTCAATTCCGTCAGCGGCCCGGTCGACTACCTGGTGGCGATCCGCTGCGACACGCACGACCGGCTCGACCGGCTGCTCGACGAGATCGGCATGCTCGACGGCGTCAACCACACCACCACCTCGATCGTGCTGGCGCGCAAGCTCGACCGCCGGCGCGCCGCCGGCTGA
- a CDS encoding MATE family efflux transporter, whose translation MTDTRALPAGALPADTAPATEIARRIGKLAAPTALIALLQAAAQLIETWLAARQGTAALAGWAVVLPFALLLQQMSTGAMGGGVVAAIARALGANKRDDASALVMHALWIAVIAGLAFAVALAGFPRAVLGAVAGATAAEAAATYAIWLFGAGAVPAWLANTLASVLRGGGRHALAARVLALMWIAFPALSWLLAEPAGMGLAGIGAALAAVSWAAALAMAIVVARGGAGFVPVLRVRLSWPLFARILSVGLVACTLASVANLTTILVTAQLRHHGTAAVAAYGISARLEFLMIPLAFGVGSALTALVGRAVGAGDWHTARRTAWVGALLALAIAGTAGAAVGLAPVRFASLFTQDPEVIAIAARALSWVGPAFGGFGLGMALYFASMGAGRMRWPVAAGLCRIALAAGGGWLLANTFGMGLDGHFLGVALGITAYGVVTALGVRQGEWSPR comes from the coding sequence ATGACTGACACGCGCGCATTGCCCGCCGGCGCCCTGCCCGCCGACACGGCGCCCGCCACCGAAATCGCCCGCCGCATCGGCAAGCTGGCCGCGCCCACCGCGCTGATCGCCCTGCTGCAGGCGGCGGCACAGCTGATCGAAACCTGGCTCGCCGCGCGCCAGGGCACCGCGGCGCTGGCCGGCTGGGCCGTGGTGCTGCCGTTTGCGCTGCTGCTGCAGCAGATGTCGACCGGCGCCATGGGCGGCGGCGTGGTCGCGGCGATCGCGCGCGCGCTGGGCGCCAACAAGCGTGACGATGCCTCGGCGCTGGTGATGCATGCGCTGTGGATCGCCGTGATCGCCGGCCTGGCGTTCGCCGTGGCGCTGGCCGGGTTCCCGCGCGCGGTGCTGGGCGCGGTGGCCGGCGCCACCGCCGCCGAAGCGGCCGCCACCTATGCGATCTGGCTGTTCGGCGCCGGCGCCGTCCCGGCCTGGCTGGCCAACACGCTGGCGTCGGTGTTGCGCGGCGGCGGCCGCCATGCGCTGGCGGCGCGCGTGCTGGCGCTGATGTGGATCGCGTTCCCGGCGCTGTCGTGGCTGCTGGCCGAGCCCGCCGGCATGGGCCTGGCCGGCATCGGCGCGGCGCTGGCGGCGGTGTCGTGGGCCGCGGCGCTGGCGATGGCGATCGTGGTCGCGCGCGGCGGCGCGGGTTTCGTGCCGGTGCTGCGGGTGCGGCTGTCGTGGCCGCTGTTCGCGCGCATCCTGTCGGTGGGACTGGTGGCGTGCACGCTGGCCTCGGTCGCCAACCTGACCACCATCCTGGTCACCGCACAGCTGCGCCACCATGGCACCGCCGCGGTGGCGGCCTACGGCATCTCGGCGCGGCTGGAATTCCTGATGATCCCGCTCGCGTTCGGCGTGGGCTCGGCGCTGACGGCGCTGGTCGGCCGCGCCGTCGGCGCCGGCGACTGGCATACGGCGCGGCGCACGGCCTGGGTTGGCGCACTGCTGGCGCTGGCCATCGCCGGCACCGCGGGCGCGGCAGTCGGCCTGGCGCCGGTGCGCTTTGCCAGCCTGTTCACCCAAGATCCGGAAGTGATCGCGATCGCCGCGCGCGCGCTGTCGTGGGTCGGACCGGCATTCGGCGGCTTCGGGCTCGGCATGGCGCTGTACTTCGCCTCGATGGGCGCGGGCCGGATGCGCTGGCCGGTGGCGGCCGGGCTTTGCCGGATCGCGCTGGCGGCGGGCGGCGGCTGGCTGCTGGCCAATACGTTCGGCATGGGGCTGGACGGGCATTTCCTGGGCGTGGCGCTGGGGATCACGGCGTATGGCGTGGTCACGGCGCTGGGAGTCAGGCAGGGGGAGTGGTCGCCGCGATAA
- a CDS encoding LysR family transcriptional regulator, producing MDLNLIQAFVDIVDAGNLAEAGRRRGVTRSQVSRQLRELEHQAGAQLLRRTTRRLELTEPGHALYQHGVRMLQEVASAQAEIDSLGKTLRGHVRVSVPTGLGDAYIAPLLLQFAHKHPGITLRVFFANRVNDLIAAEIDVALKVTSAPPLDHVAREICDIRWQLYASPQYLARIAPVRVPPDLAGCSFLCPPYPPRQFPLSLYRDGQRVDVALTPTLQSEHFLFLARAVREGHGIGMLPVYIGWEEVRAGHLVPVLPDWRPEGLGNKLFIITTPNLHPSMATRALIGFLREELEKLEVFRDAVK from the coding sequence ATGGACCTCAACCTGATCCAGGCCTTCGTCGACATCGTCGATGCCGGCAACCTTGCCGAAGCCGGGCGCCGGCGCGGCGTGACGCGTTCGCAGGTCAGCCGCCAGCTGCGCGAGCTGGAACACCAGGCGGGCGCGCAACTGCTGCGCCGGACCACGCGCCGGCTGGAGCTGACCGAACCCGGCCATGCGCTGTACCAGCACGGTGTGCGCATGCTGCAGGAAGTGGCCTCGGCGCAGGCCGAGATCGACAGCCTGGGCAAGACCCTGCGCGGCCATGTGCGCGTCAGCGTGCCGACAGGGCTGGGCGACGCCTATATCGCGCCGCTGCTGCTGCAGTTCGCGCACAAGCACCCCGGCATCACGCTGCGGGTGTTCTTTGCCAACCGCGTCAACGACCTGATCGCGGCCGAGATCGACGTGGCGCTGAAGGTCACCTCGGCGCCGCCGCTGGACCACGTGGCGCGTGAAATCTGCGATATCCGCTGGCAACTGTATGCATCGCCGCAATATCTCGCCAGGATTGCGCCGGTGCGGGTGCCGCCCGACCTGGCCGGCTGCAGCTTCCTGTGCCCGCCCTACCCGCCGCGGCAGTTCCCGCTGTCGCTGTATCGGGACGGCCAGCGCGTGGACGTGGCGCTGACGCCCACGCTGCAGTCCGAGCACTTCCTGTTCCTGGCGCGCGCCGTGCGCGAAGGCCATGGCATCGGCATGCTGCCGGTCTATATCGGCTGGGAAGAAGTGCGCGCCGGCCACCTGGTGCCGGTGCTGCCGGACTGGCGTCCGGAGGGGCTGGGCAACAAGCTGTTCATCATCACCACGCCCAACCTGCATCCGTCGATGGCGACGCGCGCGCTGATCGGCTTCCTGCGCGAGGAACTGGAGAAGCTCGAGGTATTCCGCGACGCGGTGAAGTAG
- a CDS encoding winged helix-turn-helix transcriptional regulator — MPPTDFTAMPCPVARSMAVLGERWAILVLREAFYGSTRFDEFERNLGIAPNILSARLKTLVAHGLLARVAPEGGARHVYQLTDKGRDFFPAYVALKAWADRWMTDDKGPLTLLQDRRTGTEIAEPALTRADGSAITLDDVRVLPGPGAGRFLRRRFGDNEAAAAAPERGHD; from the coding sequence ATGCCCCCTACCGATTTCACCGCGATGCCCTGCCCCGTGGCCCGCTCGATGGCCGTGCTGGGCGAACGCTGGGCCATCCTGGTGCTGCGCGAGGCCTTCTACGGCAGCACCCGCTTCGACGAATTCGAACGCAACCTGGGCATCGCCCCCAATATCCTCAGCGCGCGGCTGAAGACGCTGGTTGCGCACGGGCTGCTGGCGCGCGTCGCACCCGAGGGCGGCGCCCGCCATGTCTACCAGCTGACCGACAAGGGCCGCGACTTCTTCCCGGCCTACGTCGCGCTCAAGGCCTGGGCCGACCGCTGGATGACCGACGACAAGGGACCGCTGACGCTGTTGCAGGACCGCCGCACCGGCACCGAGATCGCCGAGCCCGCGCTGACACGCGCCGACGGCAGCGCGATCACGCTGGACGACGTGCGCGTGTTGCCGGGCCCCGGGGCTGGCCGCTTCCTGCGCCGGCGCTTCGGCGACAACGAGGCCGCCGCGGCCGCGCCGGAGCGCGGCCATGACTGA
- a CDS encoding efflux transporter outer membrane subunit: protein MSARHKLAGACLAALLGGCAIGPNYQRPETPDPAQYRLDTGVLTVAADSAWWDSFGDPVLNALVEAALRSNYDVRIAAARIDEFRGQLMVARSGFFPLLGLSASAARQRAGTFNGTPFAGLDGPRNSYQLLANASWELDLWGRIRRQAESAEAELWNAEYGRRGVVLALAASVVQGYATLRGLDAQLEIAQQTLASRASGLDIFRQRYEGGVISQVELAQAENDYYSTEASIPPLRTAIAQTENALSLLLGREPGPVERGKPVHDLLPPPAGADLPAALLSRRPDVLQAEQAAIAANAQLGAVQALYLPAVNLSGLFGAIASTPGALWHSASQVWGIGAGLTQPIFQGGAIRGQVQSAAAQRQQAMLAYQGTVLAALADVNSALANSIETRKRLVSLRQQEKSLLVYADQSSARYEGGYSSYLEVTTAQEKLFATQLAAVQGQVDVLTGAAALYKSLGGGWPAVPQEVREAGMQGEAKVLTR, encoded by the coding sequence ATGAGCGCGCGCCACAAGCTTGCCGGCGCCTGCCTGGCCGCGCTGCTGGGCGGCTGCGCCATCGGCCCCAACTACCAGCGCCCCGAGACCCCGGACCCGGCGCAGTACCGCCTCGACACCGGCGTGCTGACGGTGGCCGCCGACAGCGCCTGGTGGGACAGCTTTGGCGACCCGGTACTCAATGCGCTGGTGGAAGCGGCGCTGCGAAGCAACTACGACGTGCGCATCGCCGCGGCCCGCATCGACGAGTTCCGCGGCCAGCTGATGGTGGCGCGCAGCGGCTTCTTCCCGCTGCTGGGGCTGTCCGCGTCGGCGGCGCGCCAGCGTGCCGGCACCTTCAACGGCACGCCGTTCGCCGGGCTCGACGGGCCGCGCAATTCGTACCAGCTGCTGGCCAATGCCAGCTGGGAACTGGACCTGTGGGGCCGCATCCGGCGCCAGGCCGAGTCGGCCGAAGCCGAGCTGTGGAATGCCGAGTACGGGCGCCGCGGCGTGGTGCTGGCGCTGGCGGCGTCGGTGGTGCAGGGCTATGCCACGCTGCGCGGGCTCGACGCGCAGCTGGAGATCGCACAGCAGACGCTGGCGTCGCGCGCGAGCGGCCTGGATATCTTCCGCCAGCGCTACGAAGGCGGCGTGATTTCGCAGGTGGAACTGGCGCAGGCGGAAAACGACTACTACTCGACCGAGGCGTCGATCCCGCCGCTGCGCACCGCCATCGCCCAGACCGAGAACGCGCTGTCGCTGCTGCTGGGACGCGAGCCGGGCCCGGTCGAGCGCGGCAAGCCGGTGCACGACCTGCTGCCGCCACCCGCGGGCGCCGACCTGCCGGCGGCGCTGCTGTCGCGCCGCCCCGACGTGCTGCAGGCCGAGCAGGCCGCCATCGCCGCCAACGCGCAGCTGGGCGCGGTGCAGGCGCTGTACCTGCCGGCGGTGAACCTGAGCGGGCTGTTCGGCGCCATCGCCAGCACGCCCGGCGCGCTGTGGCACAGCGCCTCGCAGGTGTGGGGCATCGGCGCCGGGCTGACCCAGCCGATCTTCCAGGGCGGCGCCATCCGCGGCCAGGTGCAGAGCGCCGCGGCGCAGCGCCAGCAGGCCATGCTGGCGTACCAGGGCACGGTGCTGGCGGCGCTGGCCGACGTCAACAGCGCGCTCGCCAACAGCATCGAGACCCGCAAGCGGCTGGTCAGCCTGCGCCAGCAGGAGAAGAGCCTGCTGGTCTATGCCGACCAGTCCAGCGCGCGCTACGAAGGCGGCTATTCCAGCTACCTGGAAGTGACCACCGCGCAGGAGAAGCTGTTTGCCACGCAGCTGGCGGCGGTGCAGGGCCAGGTCGATGTGCTGACCGGCGCCGCGGCGCTGTACAAGTCGCTCGGCGGCGGCTGGCCCGCGGTGCCGCAGGAGGTAAGAGAGGCGGGGATGCAGGGGGAGGCGAAGGTGTTGACGCGGTAG
- a CDS encoding acyl-CoA synthetase: protein MATPIQWSADRTQARRQRMATDLWYQDMHRSGEDLLARGARLAGGLRALGVQEGDVIAVLLRNDPVYADVVHACRIAGCYYCPINWHFTAEEVRFLLGDSGARVLLVQDDLLPAVRDAVPAGMPVLAVGGPAEGATEYEAWLAQQPAYDGPRVAPRGHMAYTSGTTGRPKGVVRQALPLDGLEQQLARMRSVVRQTYGLEPGCRALMSAPLYHSAPGSFIQNALQMAERLVLTPRFDPEQVLALVEKHRIDVLYLVPIMYVRLLKLPPEVRAKYDLSSIRFVASTGSPCAPEVKRAMLEWLGPVIHETYASSEAGMITVATPADAAARPGTAGRPVDDAQLRILDEHGRECAPGEIGLVYVRQPAYPDFSYRNNEAARAAIDRDGLVTLGDMGYVDADGYLFICDRASDMVISGGVNIYPAEIEHELVRYPGVADCVVFGIPDAEYGERLLAMVQPMPGAEIREAEVIDWLRQRLSGFKVPRSIVVEAQLPRDETGKLAKRRLRDRYWEGRQRRV from the coding sequence GTGGCGACGCCGATACAGTGGTCGGCTGACAGAACCCAGGCAAGGAGACAGCGGATGGCCACGGACCTTTGGTATCAAGACATGCACCGCAGCGGCGAGGACCTGCTGGCGCGCGGCGCCCGCCTGGCCGGCGGCCTGCGTGCGCTCGGCGTGCAGGAGGGCGACGTGATCGCGGTCCTGCTGCGCAACGACCCGGTGTATGCCGATGTGGTCCATGCCTGCCGCATCGCCGGCTGCTACTACTGCCCCATCAACTGGCACTTCACCGCCGAGGAAGTGCGCTTCCTGCTGGGCGACAGCGGCGCCAGGGTGCTGCTGGTGCAGGATGACCTGCTGCCCGCGGTGCGCGACGCGGTCCCGGCCGGCATGCCGGTGTTGGCGGTGGGCGGTCCCGCTGAAGGTGCGACGGAATATGAAGCGTGGCTCGCGCAGCAGCCCGCCTACGACGGCCCGCGCGTGGCGCCGCGTGGCCATATGGCGTACACCTCGGGCACCACCGGCCGGCCCAAGGGCGTGGTGCGCCAGGCGCTGCCGCTGGACGGGCTCGAGCAGCAGCTGGCGCGCATGCGGTCGGTGGTGCGGCAGACCTACGGGCTGGAGCCGGGCTGCCGCGCGCTGATGTCGGCGCCGCTGTACCACAGCGCGCCGGGCTCGTTTATCCAGAACGCGCTGCAGATGGCCGAGCGGCTGGTGCTGACGCCGCGCTTCGACCCCGAGCAGGTGCTGGCACTGGTGGAGAAGCACCGCATCGACGTGCTCTACCTGGTGCCGATCATGTATGTGCGCCTGCTCAAGCTGCCGCCCGAGGTGCGCGCGAAGTACGACCTGTCTTCGATCCGCTTCGTCGCCTCGACCGGGTCGCCGTGCGCGCCCGAAGTCAAGCGCGCGATGCTGGAGTGGCTGGGCCCGGTGATCCATGAAACCTATGCCTCCAGCGAAGCCGGCATGATCACCGTGGCCACGCCGGCCGACGCCGCCGCGCGCCCGGGTACCGCCGGCCGACCGGTCGACGACGCGCAGCTGCGCATCCTCGATGAACACGGCCGCGAGTGCGCGCCGGGCGAAATCGGCCTGGTCTACGTGCGCCAGCCCGCTTACCCAGACTTCAGCTACCGCAACAATGAGGCCGCGCGCGCCGCGATCGACCGCGACGGGCTGGTGACGCTGGGCGACATGGGCTATGTCGATGCCGACGGCTACCTGTTCATCTGCGACCGCGCCTCGGACATGGTGATATCCGGCGGCGTCAACATCTACCCGGCGGAGATCGAGCACGAACTGGTGCGCTACCCCGGCGTTGCCGACTGCGTGGTGTTCGGCATTCCCGACGCGGAATACGGCGAGCGCCTGCTGGCCATGGTGCAGCCGATGCCGGGCGCCGAGATCCGCGAGGCCGAGGTGATCGACTGGCTGCGCCAGCGGCTGTCCGGCTTCAAGGTGCCGCGCAGCATCGTGGTCGAGGCGCAACTGCCGCGCGATGAAACCGGCAAGCTGGCCAAGCGCCGGCTGCGCGACCGATACTGGGAAGGCCGCCAGCGCCGCGTCTGA
- a CDS encoding chloride channel protein gives MTDRDPNDPQPASSSSAAPGASPDSQAQPDPGAPPPDPRLLDQISRRARVAAWRKSRQAGRISRTTLRYAAFMFGAGCVGLFSLVFAWIAEVALHWNRQLTQATPWLAFVMLPFGLAALRWLTIRLAPQARGSGIPQVIAAFSLPPSGPAQTLLVSLRQSMWKVVLTAAALLAGASVGREGPSVQVGAAAMLAWGRWCQEKLRFRIGFHPNALIAAGAAGGLAAAFNTPLAGVVFAIEELGRGTAVRWDRLVLSGVLTAGFLSLAVLGNNPYFVVKVPMLGLHEAWGPVLLCALVTGVLGGVFAKALKGGVPGLLPAAWRDWPGRHPVWTAFGCGLVVAIVGWATAGATFGTGYEQAAALINGESHATLWFGLAKLVATVVSYFAGIPGGIFTPALAIGAGIGENVAHFVGGMAEPRVLALVSMAAFLAAATQAPITASVIVMEMTRTQDLTVFLLAASLLASFISRQFSPHPFYHQVGHTFRREALGLTRKAPAG, from the coding sequence ATGACCGATCGCGATCCCAACGATCCCCAGCCTGCCTCTTCGTCGTCCGCCGCTCCCGGCGCCAGCCCGGACTCCCAGGCGCAGCCCGACCCCGGCGCGCCGCCGCCCGATCCCCGCCTGCTGGACCAGATCAGCCGCCGCGCGCGCGTGGCGGCGTGGCGCAAGTCGCGCCAGGCCGGGCGCATCTCGCGCACCACGCTGCGCTATGCCGCGTTCATGTTCGGCGCGGGCTGCGTCGGGCTGTTCTCGCTGGTGTTCGCGTGGATCGCTGAAGTGGCGCTGCACTGGAACCGCCAGCTGACCCAGGCCACGCCGTGGCTGGCGTTCGTGATGCTGCCGTTCGGGCTGGCCGCGCTGCGCTGGCTGACCATCCGGCTGGCGCCGCAGGCGCGCGGCAGCGGCATTCCGCAGGTGATCGCCGCATTCAGCTTGCCGCCCTCGGGCCCGGCGCAGACGCTGCTGGTGTCGTTGCGCCAGTCGATGTGGAAAGTGGTGCTGACCGCCGCCGCGCTGCTGGCCGGCGCCTCGGTCGGGCGCGAGGGCCCGTCGGTGCAGGTAGGGGCGGCGGCGATGCTGGCCTGGGGCCGCTGGTGCCAGGAGAAGCTGCGCTTTCGCATCGGCTTCCATCCCAATGCGCTGATTGCCGCCGGCGCGGCCGGCGGCCTGGCCGCGGCGTTCAACACGCCGCTGGCCGGGGTGGTGTTCGCGATCGAGGAACTGGGCCGCGGCACCGCGGTGCGCTGGGACCGGCTGGTGCTGTCGGGTGTGCTGACTGCAGGTTTCCTGTCGCTGGCGGTGCTGGGCAACAACCCGTATTTCGTGGTCAAGGTGCCGATGCTCGGGCTGCATGAGGCCTGGGGTCCGGTGCTGCTGTGCGCGCTGGTCACCGGCGTGCTCGGCGGCGTGTTCGCCAAGGCGCTCAAGGGCGGCGTGCCGGGTCTGCTGCCGGCCGCTTGGCGCGACTGGCCGGGGCGGCATCCGGTGTGGACCGCGTTCGGCTGCGGGCTGGTGGTGGCGATCGTCGGCTGGGCCACCGCGGGCGCGACCTTCGGCACCGGCTATGAGCAGGCGGCGGCGCTGATCAATGGCGAATCGCATGCCACGCTGTGGTTCGGGCTGGCCAAGCTGGTGGCGACCGTGGTGTCGTATTTCGCCGGCATCCCGGGCGGGATCTTCACCCCCGCGCTGGCGATCGGCGCGGGCATCGGCGAGAACGTCGCGCATTTCGTCGGCGGCATGGCCGAGCCGCGCGTGCTGGCGCTGGTGTCGATGGCGGCGTTCCTGGCCGCGGCCACGCAGGCGCCGATCACCGCCAGCGTGATCGTGATGGAAATGACGCGCACGCAGGACCTGACGGTGTTCCTGCTGGCGGCGTCGTTGCTGGCATCGTTCATCTCGCGGCAGTTCTCGCCGCACCCGTTCTACCACCAGGTCGGCCACACCTTCCGGCGCGAGGCGCTGGGGCTGACACGCAAGGCGCCGGCGGGGTGA